One genomic window of Paenibacillus xylanilyticus includes the following:
- a CDS encoding beta-ketoacyl-ACP synthase III translates to MQLRRVRIAGTGKYLPERKVTDEELDIRLNVPAGWVSKATGVGVRHYASGQETSSFMGARAAEAALADAGLQFADIDCLVCTSGTKEQPLPSTAVFIQQAMGEQESGIPAFDMDATCLSFLNGLDVISYMVDAGRYRRVLLVATEIASAGLNWSDKESAALFGDGAAAVIIERSEEEQSSRIVHASLRTYSRGARFSEIAGGGTRLHASNYVADQPEPYLFHMDGQAIFRMASRLLPGFMDDMLKASGNRMEDFKLVIPHQGSAMAMRLIRKKLNIPEDRFMDITRNHGNTIAASIPMGLHEAIKQQRIRRGDRVLLIGTAAGLSLGGLIFDY, encoded by the coding sequence ATGCAACTTAGAAGAGTGAGAATTGCCGGAACGGGCAAGTATCTGCCGGAGCGAAAAGTAACGGACGAGGAGCTGGATATCCGCTTGAATGTGCCGGCAGGTTGGGTGTCCAAAGCCACGGGCGTAGGTGTTCGCCATTATGCTTCCGGTCAGGAAACATCTTCGTTCATGGGGGCGAGAGCTGCAGAAGCTGCGCTTGCCGACGCAGGACTGCAATTTGCCGATATCGACTGTCTGGTGTGCACCAGCGGAACGAAGGAGCAGCCTTTGCCAAGTACAGCGGTATTCATCCAACAAGCCATGGGAGAACAGGAATCAGGCATACCGGCATTTGATATGGATGCAACCTGTCTGAGCTTTCTAAACGGCCTGGACGTCATTTCCTATATGGTGGATGCGGGTCGTTATCGCCGGGTACTGCTCGTAGCAACAGAGATCGCTTCTGCAGGTTTGAATTGGTCGGATAAGGAGAGTGCGGCCCTCTTTGGCGATGGAGCCGCCGCGGTCATTATCGAACGTTCCGAAGAAGAGCAATCTTCCCGAATTGTGCATGCTTCCCTGAGGACGTACAGCCGGGGGGCGAGATTCTCGGAAATTGCCGGTGGGGGTACACGGCTGCATGCCTCCAATTATGTGGCCGATCAGCCGGAGCCTTACCTTTTTCACATGGATGGGCAGGCGATCTTCCGGATGGCTTCCAGGCTTCTTCCCGGATTCATGGACGATATGCTGAAGGCCTCCGGAAACCGGATGGAAGATTTTAAGCTGGTCATTCCGCATCAGGGAAGTGCCATGGCCATGAGATTGATCCGCAAAAAATTAAATATTCCCGAAGACCGCTTTATGGACATTACACGAAACCATGGGAATACCATTGCCGCATCCATTCCCATGGGACTGCATGAGGCGATCAAGCAGCAGCGTATTCGGCGAGGTGATCGGGTGCTCCTGATCGGAACGGCCGCTGGATTGTCATTGGGAGGACTTATTTTTGATTACTAG
- a CDS encoding ATP-grasp domain-containing protein has protein sequence MITRLRESNHAAAIRSVLLTGGRAPVTLDLARMLKRAGYRVYVAESASRHLCRLSGAVEQCYVVPSPRHETAAYLSELERIIQASQIDLLLPMCEEVFYIAQGAERLRPYCHVLVSPLEQLHKLHHKFHFIQLAQSMGLAVPDTRLITSREEWIQTQSVLETEGKWVWKPVYSRFAARVRMPGSRNVPPGEAEISSALPWVAQAYVSGRALCTYSVAHEGNMVAHSTYDSRYRTGSVGASVYFEHVEHEGTYEWVQQFVEATGFSGQIGFDFIEGPEGRVVAIECNPRATSGIHLFYPGDELVRAITTPESLVKEGILVTPRQQSRAMLMLPMLGSGLQQMGRPDQWRAWMAAWRGTRDVVHLKNDRRPMLEQAAVVLSAWRLARKHKLSLTEALTHDIEWNGEQP, from the coding sequence TTGATTACTAGATTGAGAGAATCGAATCATGCTGCTGCAATCCGAAGTGTATTACTCACTGGGGGGCGTGCTCCCGTTACACTAGATCTGGCACGCATGCTCAAGCGCGCAGGTTATCGTGTGTATGTTGCGGAGAGTGCATCACGTCATCTATGCAGATTGTCCGGTGCAGTGGAGCAATGCTATGTTGTACCATCCCCGCGTCATGAAACAGCGGCATATCTGTCTGAGCTCGAACGGATTATTCAAGCATCGCAGATCGACCTGCTGCTTCCAATGTGTGAAGAAGTGTTCTATATTGCGCAGGGAGCAGAGAGATTGCGCCCGTATTGCCATGTTCTTGTTTCTCCATTGGAGCAGCTGCATAAGCTGCATCACAAGTTTCATTTTATCCAGCTTGCACAATCCATGGGCCTTGCTGTACCGGATACACGTTTGATTACCAGCCGGGAAGAATGGATTCAGACCCAATCTGTTCTGGAAACGGAAGGGAAGTGGGTATGGAAGCCGGTGTATTCCCGATTTGCCGCCAGAGTTCGCATGCCTGGCTCACGGAACGTTCCTCCAGGTGAGGCAGAAATATCATCAGCCCTCCCTTGGGTAGCTCAGGCTTACGTTTCTGGGCGAGCATTGTGCACATACAGCGTTGCTCATGAAGGGAACATGGTGGCTCATAGTACGTATGACAGCCGCTATCGCACAGGCAGCGTGGGAGCCAGTGTCTATTTCGAACACGTGGAGCACGAGGGTACATATGAGTGGGTTCAGCAATTTGTAGAGGCTACCGGATTTAGCGGTCAGATTGGTTTTGATTTTATTGAAGGACCGGAGGGGCGGGTGGTTGCCATTGAGTGCAATCCGAGGGCTACAAGCGGAATCCATCTCTTCTATCCTGGGGATGAATTGGTGCGTGCCATTACTACGCCTGAGTCGCTGGTGAAGGAAGGTATCCTGGTAACTCCCAGGCAGCAGAGCAGGGCCATGCTCATGCTCCCGATGCTGGGCAGCGGATTGCAGCAGATGGGACGACCGGATCAGTGGCGAGCATGGATGGCAGCCTGGCGAGGTACTAGAGATGTCGTACACCTGAAGAATGATAGACGCCCCATGCTGGAACAAGCGGCCGTGGTGCTGTCCGCCTGGCGTCTTGCACGCAAGCACAAGCTATCTCTGACTGAAGCATTGACTCACGACATAGAATGGAACGGTGAACAACCATGA
- a CDS encoding NAD-dependent epimerase/dehydratase family protein gives MNRALVTGATGCLGRHLALRLAEQGWRVTGMGRKKEYGIQLEAKGIQFYQGDLRDKSVAAEACANQDAVFHCAALSSPWGKYQDFYSSNVEATQHLVDGCRRADVQRFIHVSTPSVYFNYRPRYDIHEDDPMPAKPVNHYAATKRMAEHVVLRAHANGLPSIMIRPRAIFGPYDQTLFPRIVAANRKSGVPMIGGGQAVIDLTCVDNVVDALLLCWSAPSEALGRAYNISNGDPRPFHELVSHLFELLEMRLHRRTIPYRAAYGAASLLEVVHRLLPMLGEPQLTRYTVGSLAIPQTLNIHDARERIGYTPRVTIEEGLQQFADWWRAESC, from the coding sequence ATGAATAGAGCATTGGTTACAGGAGCAACAGGTTGTTTGGGCAGACATCTGGCGCTAAGGCTCGCAGAACAGGGCTGGAGAGTGACGGGCATGGGCCGCAAAAAAGAATACGGTATTCAGCTGGAAGCCAAAGGAATTCAATTTTATCAAGGTGACCTGCGTGACAAGTCCGTAGCAGCTGAGGCATGTGCCAATCAGGATGCCGTCTTTCACTGTGCGGCGCTATCGTCGCCTTGGGGCAAATACCAGGACTTTTACAGCAGCAATGTGGAAGCGACACAGCATCTGGTCGACGGTTGCAGGCGAGCGGATGTACAGCGATTCATCCACGTATCAACGCCCAGTGTGTATTTTAATTATAGACCCCGATATGACATTCATGAGGATGATCCCATGCCAGCCAAACCAGTGAATCATTATGCAGCTACCAAAAGAATGGCGGAGCACGTGGTGCTTCGGGCACATGCAAACGGACTTCCTTCCATCATGATTCGCCCGAGAGCCATCTTCGGTCCGTATGATCAGACGCTTTTCCCCAGAATCGTCGCAGCTAACCGTAAATCAGGTGTTCCTATGATTGGGGGCGGCCAGGCTGTCATTGATCTCACCTGTGTGGATAATGTCGTGGATGCGCTGCTGTTATGCTGGAGTGCGCCGTCTGAGGCACTAGGGAGGGCCTACAATATTTCCAATGGCGACCCGCGGCCTTTCCACGAACTGGTGAGTCATCTGTTTGAATTGCTTGAGATGCGGCTGCATCGCCGAACTATTCCTTACAGGGCAGCTTATGGAGCAGCATCGCTGCTGGAGGTTGTGCATCGTCTCCTGCCTATGCTTGGCGAACCACAGCTGACCAGATACACCGTGGGTTCGTTAGCCATCCCGCAAACGCTGAATATTCATGACGCCCGAGAGCGGATAGGATATACACCACGAGTAACCATTGAAGAAGGCCTGCAGCAGTTTGCAGATTGGTGGAGGGCAGAATCATGCTGA
- a CDS encoding MBL fold metallo-hydrolase, whose protein sequence is MLTTTKVELHLGAAGFCTHPEFLTIRGGSLRPVPFPAGFACIIHPVHGPMLLDTGYSSRFFKETAHLPNALYRHITPVVYREEDSAVQFLARLGLKASDIRYIILSHFHGDHIAGVRDFPEAQFIYLPQAYEAVRSLGPVAAVKAGFLSGLLPEDFADRSLPVMTQPERWTKAGDDFPFSEVHDLFGDGSLLGVEVSGHAEGMMGILLSTGEQDYFLCADAVWSSRAFREQRRPHALAGIIMSDRSEYRMNFDKLVRLHQQFPEIRIVPSHCLEALNAWGTGGNYI, encoded by the coding sequence ATGCTGACAACAACGAAGGTAGAACTTCATCTGGGGGCTGCTGGCTTCTGTACCCATCCGGAGTTTCTGACCATTAGAGGCGGAAGTTTACGACCAGTGCCCTTTCCTGCGGGCTTTGCCTGTATTATTCATCCCGTGCATGGTCCGATGCTGCTGGACACGGGATACAGCTCCCGTTTCTTCAAGGAAACGGCACATCTGCCCAATGCGCTGTATCGCCATATTACGCCTGTGGTGTATCGTGAAGAGGACAGTGCGGTACAATTCCTTGCAAGGTTAGGGTTAAAAGCGTCGGATATTCGATATATCATTCTTTCCCATTTTCATGGTGATCATATCGCAGGGGTGCGTGACTTCCCGGAGGCACAGTTCATCTATCTGCCCCAAGCGTATGAGGCCGTGCGTTCACTCGGTCCGGTTGCTGCAGTGAAAGCCGGGTTTCTATCCGGACTTTTGCCGGAAGATTTTGCAGACCGATCCTTGCCCGTGATGACACAGCCAGAGCGATGGACGAAGGCGGGAGACGACTTCCCCTTTTCTGAGGTACACGATCTTTTCGGTGATGGCAGCCTGCTTGGTGTAGAGGTATCCGGTCATGCAGAAGGCATGATGGGCATCCTGCTCAGCACGGGCGAACAGGACTATTTTCTGTGCGCCGATGCGGTGTGGTCCAGCCGGGCTTTTCGTGAACAGCGCAGACCGCATGCACTGGCAGGCATCATCATGTCAGATCGCTCCGAATACAGAATGAATTTCGACAAGCTCGTTCGGTTACACCAGCAGTTTCCCGAGATTCGGATTGTACCCAGCCACTGCCTGGAAGCGCTGAATGCGTGGGGGACGGGAGGGAATTACATATGA